In Saccharomyces eubayanus strain FM1318 chromosome X, whole genome shotgun sequence, the genomic window AAGGTCGAGAGTTCGAACCTCCCCTGGAgcatcaatttttttactctCATAGAGTAAGATTCAACGCTTGATATGAATAGTATTCATGTACTcatattttgtttaataCAGTGAAGGTGCATCGATTattatttaatatataaagatTCTCCCTATACCTGTTTCGTAGAGTGGACCGAATTGGATTCACCGTTAATTAAGTCCATGGAAAGCACgtatcttctttcttgaacagTATTCTCCCGAGAGATAGTGATATAAGGATCCGCATCTAACTCATGATCAGTAACTTGCTGTAAACCGAATTCCGGCCCtgcatttttcttcagaacCATAAACCTATCAATACTTACGGGCGGTACGCCCTCAGGTAAATGATGTTGTAGGTCGCAgagatcaaaaaaattgatgtAAAAGTTTAGTATATCAAAATAAGCTTCATTTACCGAATTTTCGTCTGATTCGAATAACGAATACCTCTTACTCGACCAGTTTTTGTTGTCTAGTAGTTCATATGCTATTCTCAAGATGGCCAATGCGATAGAATGTTGGGGTATGACCAAGACTGTTTCTAGCTTTAAGGCATCATAGGCAATCAACCAGGCTAGCTTACACAATTTATAATCAAAGGATAGTTCTCTGCCAATTTTAATGACATATTCATCAATATGGACGTAGTTGTTCACTCTATAGTCGAATGAACATGACTCCAGTATTCGAAGTtcgatttgaaaaactcttttcttgaaattttccagAATTTCCGTATTGATTTTGACCACGTTCCTCAAATGCAATGACAATGTACATATTTCGTTAGCTTTTTTGATAGTTTCCACTTCTTTGCAACTTAAAGTTAGGCAACTTGTCGCCACAGTGTAACAAAGTTCGGTTTCGAAGCGGTTGAAAAGGTGATATCTCTGATAAAAATATACTGCTGTCT contains:
- the CTK2 gene encoding Ctk2p, producing the protein MPSTFETQLFFSRPFLSKRQIQRAHKNTISDYRNYNQKKLAVFKFLSDLCVQLKFPRKTLETAVYFYQRYHLFNRFETELCYTVATSCLTLSCKEVETIKKANEICTLSLHLRNVVKINTEILENFKKRVFQIELRILESCSFDYRVNNYVHIDEYVIKIGRELSFDYKLCKLAWLIAYDALKLETVLVIPQHSIALAILRIAYELLDNKNWSSKRYSLFESDENSVNEAYFDILNFYINFFDLCDLQHHLPEGVPPVSIDRFMVLKKNAGPEFGLQQVTDHELDADPYITISRENTVQERRYVLSMDLINGESNSVHSTKQV